From Cydia fagiglandana chromosome 6, ilCydFagi1.1, whole genome shotgun sequence, the proteins below share one genomic window:
- the LOC134665158 gene encoding CKLF-like MARVEL transmembrane domain-containing protein 8, with the protein MSHSVTITRTTTTTSGSALFVNTGYLRTLPGLLKLAELLLGAACVGVIGYYHDTKGYVLQTPELFFFLMAVTFMIGTFCLLTACLVSLSTSSLISKTIYEVIYHGLACILYLASSLTLLIEVNQHKNAYGYRSYYEPYLAASIMGLVLTALYLISTFLANRSYRGI; encoded by the exons ATGTCGCACTCGGTGACCATCACTCGAACCACCACCACCACGAGCGGCTCCGCGCTCTTCGTCAACACCGGGTACCTGCGGACGCTGCCCGGTCTGCTGAAGCTCGCTGAACTG tTACTTGGAGCGGCATGCGTTGGCGTCATTGGGTACTACCATGACACCAAGGGTTACGTGCTGCAGACTCCTGAGCTTTTCTTCTTTCTGATGGCGGTGACGTTCATGATCGGCACGTTTTGTCTTCTCACGGCATGCCTAGTCTCCCTCTCTACGTCTTCTCTAATATCCAAGACGATATAC GAGGTGATATACCACGGGTTGGCCTGTATCCTGTACTTAGCATCAAGCCTTACGTTATTGATAGAAGTCAATCAGCATAAAAATGCTTACGGTTATAGAAGCTATTACGAGCCGTATTTAGCCGCTTCG ataaTGGGACTGGTTTTGACGGCACTGTACTTGATCAGCACGTTTTTGGCGAATCGTTCGTACCGTGGAATATAA